The Miscanthus floridulus cultivar M001 chromosome 7, ASM1932011v1, whole genome shotgun sequence genome includes a region encoding these proteins:
- the LOC136465228 gene encoding uncharacterized protein, giving the protein MPTLLWWLESAVTLTDHPESMPQPGRYLLVVDPIVSTKWLTKVLMDGGNGLNIMTETLTFEVVGFNGTYHAILGQPCYAKFMAVPNYTYLKLKMPGPGGVITVGTSFQCTYECEVKCYNHAMAIVASEELTTIRKEVTEEAPDSTRSTGSFEPTEGSKEVLIDLGSPEGKVVRIGTMLSSK; this is encoded by the exons ATGCCTACCCTCCTCTGGTGGTTAGAGTCCGCCGTAACCTTGACCGACCACCCGGAGAGCATGCCACAACCAGGGAGATACCTactcgtggtcgacccgatcgtcagcacaaagtggctcaccaaggtactgatggatggaggcaatggcctcaacattat gacagagaccctcaccttcgaagtggtggggtTCAATGGaacttaccacgccatcctaggacaaccatgctatgcgaagttcatggctgtccccaactacacctacctcaagctgaagatgccgggccctgGTGGGGttatcaccgtcggcacctccttccagtgcacctacgagtgcgaggtcaagtgctaCAATCATGCCatggcaatcgtcgcctccgaagagctcacgaccatcaggaaggaggtcaccgaagaagcgcccgactcTACGAGGTCGACTGGGTCTTTTGAGCCaacagagggctccaaggaggtcctcatagatctcgGTAGCCCCGAGGGcaaggtggtgcgcattggcaccatgctttcctctaaatag